The Nocardioides sp. S5 genome includes a window with the following:
- a CDS encoding AEC family transporter, whose protein sequence is MDLLIGFATILVVIAAGAALAHVGVLDRSSQRTLGEIAFFVASPALMVITISQVHLEAAADNLIASSVSLAACFAAYVLLARLRWGLSTGPLLIGALTSSYVNAGNLGIAMAAYVVGDITVVVPTLLVQMMVVQPIALIVLDRITGRGEGAGAALRRLVTNPLTISAVVGVVLALTGWQLPQAVESPLEMMAGAAIPLMLMSYGAALRLSPPLGRAGHNGEVLLASMLKLAVMPVVAWGVGVGLGLDDRVLLGVVITAALPTAQNIFLHATRYRVGEDVARETILITTLASLPVALLVAVLLG, encoded by the coding sequence ATGGACCTGCTGATCGGCTTCGCGACCATCCTCGTGGTCATCGCCGCGGGCGCTGCGCTCGCGCACGTCGGCGTGCTCGACCGCAGCTCCCAGCGGACCCTGGGCGAGATCGCGTTCTTCGTCGCCTCGCCCGCGCTCATGGTCATCACGATCAGCCAGGTCCACCTCGAGGCCGCCGCCGACAACCTCATCGCCTCCTCGGTGTCGCTGGCCGCGTGCTTCGCGGCGTACGTCCTGCTGGCCCGGCTGCGCTGGGGCCTGTCGACCGGTCCGCTGCTGATCGGCGCGCTGACGTCGTCCTACGTCAATGCCGGCAACCTCGGCATCGCGATGGCGGCCTACGTCGTCGGCGACATCACCGTCGTCGTGCCCACGCTGCTCGTGCAGATGATGGTCGTCCAGCCGATCGCCCTGATCGTGCTCGACCGGATCACCGGGCGGGGCGAGGGCGCCGGTGCCGCGCTCCGTCGCCTCGTGACCAACCCGCTGACCATCTCGGCCGTCGTCGGGGTCGTGCTCGCGCTCACCGGGTGGCAGCTGCCTCAGGCCGTGGAGTCCCCGCTCGAGATGATGGCCGGCGCCGCGATCCCGCTGATGCTGATGTCGTACGGCGCCGCGCTGAGGTTGAGCCCGCCGCTGGGTCGAGCGGGCCACAACGGCGAGGTGCTGCTCGCCAGCATGCTCAAGCTGGCCGTCATGCCGGTGGTCGCGTGGGGCGTCGGGGTGGGGCTCGGCCTGGACGACCGGGTCCTGCTCGGTGTCGTGATCACCGCCGCGCTGCCGACCGCGCAGAACATCTTCCTGCACGCCACCCGCTACCGGGTCGGGGAGGATGTGGCACGGGAGACGATCCTCATCACCACCCTGGCCTCGCTCCCGGTGGCCCTCCTCGTCGCCGTCCTGCTCGGCTGA
- a CDS encoding CPBP family intramembrane glutamic endopeptidase: protein MSATTDDVRPWWRLRDTPVPGGVPDLARALLWTELAIVLLLSLGRSAVYSIVSIVSALTAPGPLSSQAANLNNSLAPDRPWLDLTYQLLRIGFALVPVALAAYLLVRSGSRLKEVWARDGGWSTWRDWGRGAWLAAGVGSVGVVFYLATFALGTNLTVVAQSLPGEWWQVPVLVLAAAENAVLEELVVLGFVQVRLRQLGFGDTAAIGLAALLRGSYHLYQGLGGFVGNLAMGLLFGWLFRRWGRVMPFVVAHTLLDVGAFVGYAALAGRVSWLPTL from the coding sequence GTGAGTGCCACCACCGACGACGTACGCCCGTGGTGGCGGTTGCGCGACACCCCGGTCCCCGGCGGCGTGCCCGACCTGGCCCGGGCGCTGCTGTGGACCGAGCTGGCGATCGTGCTGCTGCTCTCGCTCGGCCGGTCGGCGGTCTACAGCATCGTCAGCATCGTCTCGGCGCTCACCGCCCCGGGACCGCTGTCCTCGCAGGCGGCGAACCTCAACAACTCGCTCGCCCCGGACCGGCCGTGGCTCGACCTGACCTACCAGCTGCTGCGGATCGGCTTCGCGCTCGTCCCGGTCGCGCTGGCGGCGTACCTCCTCGTCCGGTCGGGGAGCCGCCTCAAGGAGGTCTGGGCGCGCGACGGCGGCTGGAGCACGTGGCGTGACTGGGGTCGCGGCGCGTGGCTCGCGGCGGGCGTCGGCTCGGTCGGGGTCGTGTTCTACCTCGCGACCTTTGCCCTCGGCACGAACCTCACCGTCGTCGCCCAGTCGCTGCCGGGGGAGTGGTGGCAGGTGCCGGTGCTCGTCCTCGCCGCGGCGGAGAACGCCGTGCTCGAGGAGCTCGTCGTGCTCGGCTTCGTGCAGGTGCGGCTGCGCCAGCTCGGCTTCGGTGACACCGCGGCCATCGGCCTGGCGGCGCTGCTGCGGGGCAGCTACCACCTCTACCAGGGGCTCGGCGGCTTCGTCGGCAACCTCGCGATGGGCCTGCTCTTCGGCTGGCTCTTCCGCCGCTGGGGACGGGTGATGCCGTTCGTCGTGGCCCACACCCTGCTCGACGTGGGTGCCTTCGTGGGCTACGCCGCCCTCGCCGGGCGGGTCAGCTGGCTGCCGACCCTCTGA
- a CDS encoding 2-hydroxyacid dehydrogenase, with translation MTPDAQRPVRVVQLGGLMPFVRQWLTERYAAPARADLADPTGVDVAVVGGGAKVGPAEMDALPDLRAIVNFGVGHDNIDVPEATRRGVVVSNTPHVLTDAVADLAAVLVVDVLRGVTAADRFVRSGAWARGEKMPLARDVRGAVVGVLGLGRIGTAAAARLEAFGAEVHYHSRSAKDVAWTYHPSPVELARASDVLVVLTPGGAGTERLVDADVLDALGADGYLVNVARGSVVDEDALLAALEQGRIAGAGLDVFADEPHVPVALLQRDDVVLLPHVGSATTQTREAMGRLVLDNVDAFLERGELVTPVG, from the coding sequence ATGACTCCCGACGCCCAGCGCCCGGTCCGTGTCGTCCAGCTCGGCGGGCTGATGCCCTTCGTGCGCCAGTGGCTCACCGAGCGGTACGCCGCGCCAGCGCGGGCCGACCTCGCTGACCCGACGGGGGTCGACGTCGCGGTCGTCGGTGGGGGCGCGAAGGTGGGTCCCGCCGAGATGGACGCGCTCCCGGACCTGCGCGCGATCGTCAACTTCGGTGTCGGCCACGACAACATCGACGTGCCGGAGGCCACCCGTCGCGGCGTCGTGGTGTCGAACACCCCCCACGTCCTGACCGACGCGGTGGCCGACCTGGCGGCGGTGCTGGTCGTCGACGTGCTGCGCGGCGTCACCGCTGCGGACCGGTTCGTCCGCAGCGGTGCATGGGCCCGCGGCGAGAAGATGCCGCTGGCCCGCGACGTGCGCGGCGCGGTCGTCGGGGTGCTCGGCCTCGGCCGCATCGGCACGGCCGCGGCGGCGCGGCTGGAGGCCTTCGGGGCCGAGGTCCACTACCACTCGCGCAGCGCCAAGGACGTCGCCTGGACCTACCACCCGAGTCCGGTCGAGCTCGCCCGCGCCAGCGACGTGCTGGTGGTGCTGACGCCGGGTGGAGCGGGCACCGAGCGGCTCGTGGACGCGGACGTCCTCGACGCGCTGGGCGCGGACGGATACCTGGTCAACGTCGCGCGCGGCTCGGTGGTCGACGAGGACGCGCTGCTGGCTGCGCTGGAGCAGGGCCGGATCGCCGGCGCCGGGCTCGACGTCTTCGCCGACGAGCCCCACGTCCCGGTGGCGCTGCTGCAGCGTGACGACGTCGTGCTGCTGCCGCACGTCGGGAGTGCGACCACCCAGACCCGCGAGGCGATGGGGCGGCTCGTGCTGGACAACGTCGACGCCTTCCTCGAGCGCGGCGAGCTGGTGACCCCGGTCGGGTGA
- a CDS encoding reprolysin-like metallopeptidase codes for MPTTRSWAGVAGLCALALAATTAPATTAAASDDQDTRRVELLTAPSARATTEADGERSRPVRIDTTALDDVRPGDQLTLTLFDDTTVTAAIDGRDTGNGATTWTGGLVGDVGTFTAAEVDGVVHLSIASAEHGTFEVRRVRGGSYEATEVAPLPTGDDAVVPDAEVDRSDHSDEGSARVPGADAAPVSGADAPSVIDVAIVYPASLPAWFGPAEMQAQFALGIAQTNQGLAASGVGTQVRLVGTRQVAATQASTLLANYNALQAPGDGVFDEAQALREETHADLVSLWLGGQYPAGSSCGLGSLGGTQPETDPERGAWTVMYGDRCATGNLTFAHEIGHNLSADHDAGASSPPYGYKPYARGYVDLTARTATIMAYNDQCARAGFTCTRITHFSNPNVSLNGRATGTPADNNAQAVAEQAAAVAGYRQSQIYPGAVSITGRARYRGTAVASSTPWAPAVALGYQWFLDGVPVPGATTSAVRFSRSDIGHTVTVQVVGAAPYYASVAAMSAPVVVGKALFRTKRPKLRGVPRAGRVLSVSVKGWKPKPKQKSVKVRYQWLKNGKKIKGAKKATYRVRAKDRGKKISVGVTAKKKGYDKAVRSSKKVKIRR; via the coding sequence ATGCCCACCACCAGGAGCTGGGCCGGCGTCGCCGGCCTGTGCGCGCTCGCGCTCGCCGCGACGACCGCACCCGCCACGACCGCCGCCGCGTCGGACGACCAGGACACCCGCAGGGTCGAGCTGCTCACCGCGCCGTCGGCCCGCGCCACCACGGAGGCCGACGGGGAGCGCTCGCGCCCGGTCCGCATCGACACCACCGCGCTCGACGACGTACGCCCCGGCGACCAGCTCACGCTGACGCTCTTCGACGACACCACCGTCACCGCGGCCATCGACGGCCGCGACACCGGCAACGGCGCCACGACGTGGACCGGCGGCCTGGTCGGTGACGTCGGCACCTTCACCGCCGCGGAGGTCGACGGCGTGGTCCACCTCAGCATCGCCTCCGCCGAGCACGGCACCTTCGAGGTCCGCCGCGTGCGCGGCGGCAGCTACGAGGCGACCGAGGTCGCCCCACTGCCCACCGGCGACGACGCGGTGGTGCCGGACGCCGAGGTCGACCGCTCCGACCACTCCGACGAGGGATCGGCCCGCGTCCCGGGCGCCGACGCTGCCCCGGTCTCGGGGGCGGACGCCCCGTCGGTGATCGACGTCGCGATCGTCTACCCCGCCTCGCTGCCCGCCTGGTTCGGGCCCGCGGAGATGCAGGCGCAGTTCGCGCTGGGCATCGCCCAGACCAACCAGGGCCTGGCCGCCTCGGGCGTCGGCACCCAGGTGCGCCTGGTGGGCACCCGTCAGGTCGCCGCCACCCAGGCCTCGACGCTGCTGGCCAACTACAACGCGCTCCAGGCCCCCGGAGACGGCGTCTTCGACGAGGCGCAGGCGTTGCGGGAGGAGACGCACGCCGACCTCGTCAGCCTGTGGCTCGGCGGCCAGTACCCCGCCGGCTCCTCGTGCGGCCTGGGCTCGCTCGGCGGCACCCAGCCGGAGACCGACCCGGAGCGCGGCGCGTGGACGGTGATGTACGGCGACCGGTGCGCCACGGGCAACCTCACCTTCGCCCACGAGATCGGCCACAACCTCAGCGCCGACCACGACGCCGGCGCCTCGTCGCCGCCGTACGGCTACAAGCCCTACGCGCGCGGCTACGTCGACCTCACCGCTCGCACCGCGACGATCATGGCCTACAACGACCAGTGCGCCCGGGCCGGCTTCACGTGCACCCGGATCACGCACTTCTCCAACCCCAACGTCAGCCTGAACGGCCGCGCCACCGGCACCCCGGCCGACAACAACGCGCAGGCCGTCGCCGAGCAGGCGGCCGCCGTCGCCGGCTACCGCCAGTCGCAGATCTACCCGGGCGCGGTCTCCATCACCGGACGGGCGCGCTACCGCGGCACGGCCGTCGCGAGCTCCACCCCGTGGGCCCCGGCGGTGGCCCTGGGCTACCAGTGGTTCCTCGACGGCGTGCCCGTCCCCGGCGCCACCACCAGTGCCGTCCGGTTCTCACGCAGCGACATCGGCCACACCGTCACCGTGCAGGTCGTCGGTGCCGCGCCCTACTACGCCTCGGTCGCTGCGATGAGCGCGCCGGTCGTGGTGGGCAAGGCGCTCTTCCGCACCAAGCGACCCAAGCTCCGTGGCGTGCCGCGCGCCGGGCGGGTGCTGTCGGTGTCGGTCAAGGGCTGGAAGCCCAAGCCGAAGCAGAAGAGCGTCAAGGTGCGCTACCAGTGGCTGAAGAACGGCAAGAAGATCAAGGGCGCGAAGAAGGCGACCTACCGGGTGCGCGCCAAGGACCGCGGCAAGAAGATCTCGGTCGGCGTCACCGCGAAGAAGAAGGGCTACGACAAGGCCGTGCGGTCGTCGAAGAAGGTGAAGATCCGGCGCTGA
- a CDS encoding FadR/GntR family transcriptional regulator translates to MTTTLAQRVVAGLKDKILAGDLAPGAKLPSESELIEEYAVSRTVVREAVTRLRAEGLVETQQGRGSFVLAVPETSSFSVESSAIRTHADVLAMLDFRIGVESEAAALAARHHTAADVTAIEEAMSGFTRAGHEGAVEADFAFHLAVARATGNRFYVDLLGSLGPMMIMLPRTRLNAAYSMTDASHVERVQREHDNVAAAVLAGDVESARAAMRLHLGNTRRRVT, encoded by the coding sequence GTGACGACCACTCTCGCCCAGCGCGTGGTCGCCGGCCTCAAGGACAAGATCCTGGCCGGCGACCTCGCCCCCGGCGCCAAGCTGCCGTCGGAGTCGGAGCTCATCGAGGAGTACGCCGTCTCGCGCACGGTCGTGCGTGAGGCCGTGACCCGGCTCCGGGCCGAGGGCCTCGTCGAGACCCAGCAGGGGCGCGGGTCCTTCGTGCTCGCGGTGCCCGAGACGTCGTCGTTCAGCGTCGAGTCGTCCGCCATCCGCACCCACGCCGACGTCCTGGCGATGCTCGACTTCCGCATCGGCGTGGAGAGCGAGGCGGCCGCGCTGGCCGCGCGGCACCACACGGCCGCCGACGTCACCGCGATCGAGGAGGCGATGTCCGGCTTCACCCGGGCGGGCCACGAGGGGGCCGTCGAGGCGGACTTCGCGTTCCACCTCGCCGTCGCCCGCGCGACCGGCAACCGGTTCTACGTCGACCTGCTCGGCTCGCTCGGGCCGATGATGATCATGCTGCCGCGCACCCGCCTCAACGCGGCGTACTCCATGACGGACGCCAGCCACGTCGAGCGGGTCCAGCGCGAGCACGACAACGTCGCCGCGGCGGTCCTGGCCGGTGACGTGGAGAGCGCGCGCGCCGCGATGCGCCTCCACCTGGGCAACACCCGCCGCCGCGTCACCTGA
- a CDS encoding FAD-binding oxidoreductase — translation MNDLLARLRSTVGDDHVLTEPAAVSAHVVDWTGTHRGRALAVVRPGSTAEVAEVVRACAETRTPLVPQGGNTGLVGGGVPDGSGTAVVLSLGRMRTVRDVDPVAGTVTVDAGVLLADVQAAAAAVDRLFPMSLGSEGSCTIGGNLATNAGGTAVLRYGMTRELVLGLEVVLPDGRVWDGLRGLRKDNTGYDLTQLFVGSEGTLGVITGAVLRLFPATPRHATAWVAVPSVAAAVSLLGTAQAHAGVHLSTFEIANRQAVDLVLAHLPGAVDPLAAPSDWYVLLELAGSASDDGLDATLEALLGEAVEAGTASDAAVAGSPAQRSALWSLREGISEVQKVEGATLKHDVTLPIADLARWTDAMGPVLQEVLPGVRPVTYGHVGDGNLHYNLNAPVGRDDDLRAAAGDLTTAIHDAVAAAHGSISAEHGLGRSKAAAAAAYKSDVEVDLMRAVKRALDPHDLMNPGVLLTAP, via the coding sequence ATGAACGACCTGCTCGCCCGCCTGCGGTCCACCGTCGGCGACGACCACGTGCTGACGGAGCCGGCCGCCGTATCGGCGCACGTCGTCGACTGGACCGGCACCCACCGCGGGCGTGCGCTCGCGGTGGTCCGACCCGGGTCGACGGCCGAGGTGGCCGAGGTCGTGCGCGCGTGCGCGGAGACGCGTACGCCTCTCGTCCCGCAGGGCGGCAACACCGGGCTGGTCGGCGGCGGGGTGCCCGACGGCTCCGGGACCGCGGTCGTGCTCTCGCTCGGGCGGATGCGGACCGTGCGCGACGTCGACCCGGTCGCAGGGACCGTCACCGTCGACGCCGGGGTGTTGCTCGCCGACGTGCAGGCCGCGGCCGCAGCCGTCGACCGCCTCTTCCCGATGTCGCTCGGCTCGGAGGGCAGCTGCACGATCGGCGGCAACCTGGCCACCAACGCCGGCGGCACCGCAGTGCTCCGCTACGGCATGACGCGCGAGCTGGTGCTCGGTCTCGAGGTGGTGCTGCCCGACGGCCGCGTCTGGGACGGACTGCGAGGCCTGCGCAAGGACAACACCGGCTACGACCTCACCCAGCTCTTCGTCGGTTCCGAGGGGACGCTCGGGGTGATCACCGGCGCCGTCCTGCGGCTCTTCCCGGCGACGCCCCGGCACGCGACCGCGTGGGTCGCGGTGCCGTCCGTCGCGGCTGCGGTGTCACTGCTCGGCACCGCGCAGGCGCACGCCGGGGTGCACCTGTCGACCTTCGAGATCGCCAACCGGCAGGCGGTCGATCTCGTCCTCGCGCACCTGCCCGGAGCCGTCGACCCGCTCGCAGCGCCGAGCGACTGGTACGTCCTGCTCGAGCTCGCCGGGTCGGCCTCCGACGACGGTCTCGACGCGACGCTCGAGGCCCTGCTCGGCGAAGCGGTCGAGGCTGGGACAGCGAGCGACGCGGCCGTCGCCGGCAGTCCCGCCCAGCGGAGCGCACTGTGGTCGCTGCGCGAGGGGATCTCGGAGGTGCAGAAGGTCGAGGGCGCCACCCTCAAGCACGACGTCACCCTGCCGATCGCCGACCTCGCGAGGTGGACCGATGCGATGGGCCCGGTGCTGCAGGAGGTCCTGCCCGGGGTCCGGCCGGTGACCTACGGCCACGTCGGCGACGGCAACCTCCACTACAACCTCAACGCGCCGGTCGGTCGCGACGACGACCTCCGTGCGGCGGCCGGCGACCTCACGACGGCGATCCACGACGCGGTCGCCGCGGCGCACGGCTCCATCAGCGCCGAGCACGGCCTGGGGCGCAGCAAGGCGGCGGCAGCGGCGGCGTACAAGTCGGACGTGGAGGTCGACCTGATGCGCGCGGTGAAGCGAGCCCTCGACCCCCACGACCTGATGAACCCGGGCGTGCTGCTGACCGCTCCGTAG
- the clpB gene encoding ATP-dependent chaperone ClpB has protein sequence MSAFGAEKFTTRSREVVEAAQLAATTGGNTHTEPIHLLVALLKQEDGATRSLVQKVGVDPATLLAQAERVQQQLPRATGSTVQQPSASSALTRVLASSIDLAGSMKDDYVATDHLLVATATVESPAQKVLTDAGLTAAGLREAITAVRGNRRVTSESAEASYESLEKYSVDLTQAAEDGRLDPVIGRDAEIRRVIQVLSRRTKNNPVLIGEPGVGKTAVVEGLAQRVVAGDVPDSLKGRRVLSLDLAAMVAGAKYRGEFEERLKAVLEEIKDAGGQVITFIDELHTVVGAGAGGDSAMDAGNMLKPMLARGELHMIGATTLDEYRERIEKDPALERRFQQVFVGEPSVEDTIQILRGIQEKYEAHHGVRITDAALVAAATLSDRYITGRQLPDKAIDLIDEASSRLRMEHESSPEEIDQLRRQVERLKMEEFALAKETDDASRERLEVLRKDLADREEELRGLEARWEREKDQLQGEGELRRALDQLRVEADRHLREGNLEAASKINYESIPRLEQQIEEIEKAEAADLEPLVGEEVGAEQIADVVEAWTGIPTGKMLQGETAKLLEMESVIGQRLIGQREAVTAVSDAVRRSRAGIADPNRPTGSFLFLGPTGTGKTELAKALADFLFDDERAIVRMDMSEYSEKHSVSRLVGAPPGYVGYDEGGQLTEAVRRRPYSVVLLDEVEKAHPEVFDILLQVLDDGRLTDGQGRTVDFRNTLLILTSNLGSNFLVDPILEPLAKKESVMGVVRAHFKPEFLNRLDEVVMFDALSKEDLTHIVDLQLALLEKRLAVRRITISVTDAARAWLAETGYDPAYGARPLRRLIQSAIGDPLARRLIAGEVTDGGAVKVDVGEDGLVLA, from the coding sequence TTGAGCGCGTTCGGTGCCGAGAAGTTCACCACCCGCAGCCGCGAGGTCGTCGAGGCTGCCCAGCTGGCCGCCACCACCGGCGGCAACACCCACACCGAGCCCATCCACCTGCTCGTCGCCCTGCTCAAGCAGGAGGACGGCGCCACGCGCAGCCTCGTGCAGAAGGTCGGCGTCGACCCGGCCACGCTTCTGGCGCAGGCCGAGCGCGTGCAGCAGCAGCTGCCCCGCGCCACCGGGTCCACCGTCCAGCAGCCCAGCGCCTCGTCGGCGCTGACCCGTGTGCTGGCCTCCTCGATCGACCTGGCCGGCTCGATGAAGGACGACTACGTCGCCACCGACCACCTGCTCGTGGCCACCGCGACGGTGGAGTCGCCCGCCCAGAAGGTGCTCACCGACGCCGGCCTGACGGCCGCCGGGCTGCGGGAGGCGATCACGGCCGTCCGGGGCAACCGCCGCGTGACCAGCGAGAGCGCCGAGGCGTCGTACGAGTCGCTGGAGAAGTACTCCGTCGACCTCACCCAGGCGGCCGAGGACGGGCGTCTCGACCCCGTGATCGGCCGCGACGCCGAGATCCGCCGCGTCATCCAGGTGCTGTCGCGGCGCACCAAGAACAACCCCGTGCTCATCGGCGAGCCCGGCGTCGGCAAGACCGCCGTCGTCGAGGGGCTGGCCCAGCGCGTGGTCGCCGGCGACGTGCCCGACTCGCTCAAGGGCCGTCGCGTGCTCTCGCTCGACCTCGCCGCGATGGTGGCAGGAGCGAAGTACCGCGGCGAGTTCGAGGAGCGGCTCAAGGCCGTCCTCGAGGAGATCAAGGACGCCGGCGGCCAGGTCATCACCTTCATCGACGAGCTGCACACCGTCGTCGGCGCGGGCGCCGGCGGCGACTCCGCGATGGACGCGGGCAACATGCTCAAGCCCATGCTGGCGCGCGGCGAGCTGCACATGATCGGCGCGACGACCCTGGATGAATACCGGGAGCGCATCGAGAAGGACCCTGCGCTGGAGCGTCGCTTCCAGCAGGTCTTCGTCGGCGAGCCGAGCGTCGAGGACACGATCCAGATCCTGCGCGGCATCCAGGAGAAGTACGAGGCCCACCACGGCGTACGCATCACCGACGCCGCGCTCGTCGCCGCGGCCACCCTGTCCGACCGCTACATCACCGGGCGCCAGCTGCCCGACAAGGCGATCGACCTCATCGACGAGGCGTCGTCGCGGCTGCGGATGGAGCACGAGTCCTCCCCGGAGGAGATCGACCAGCTCCGCCGTCAGGTCGAGCGGCTGAAGATGGAGGAGTTCGCGCTCGCCAAGGAGACCGACGACGCCTCGCGCGAGCGGCTCGAGGTGCTGCGCAAGGACCTTGCCGACCGCGAGGAGGAGCTGCGCGGCCTGGAGGCCCGCTGGGAGCGGGAGAAGGACCAGCTGCAGGGCGAGGGCGAGCTGCGCCGTGCGCTCGACCAGCTGCGCGTCGAGGCCGACCGGCACCTGCGCGAGGGCAACCTCGAGGCGGCCAGCAAGATCAACTACGAGTCGATCCCGCGCCTCGAGCAGCAGATCGAGGAGATCGAGAAGGCCGAGGCCGCCGACCTCGAGCCGCTCGTCGGCGAGGAGGTCGGCGCCGAGCAGATCGCCGACGTCGTCGAGGCGTGGACCGGGATCCCCACCGGCAAGATGCTCCAGGGCGAGACCGCCAAGCTGCTGGAGATGGAGTCGGTCATCGGCCAGCGGCTGATCGGCCAGCGCGAGGCCGTCACGGCCGTGAGCGACGCCGTACGCCGCTCCCGCGCCGGCATCGCCGACCCCAACCGGCCGACCGGGTCGTTCCTCTTCCTCGGCCCGACCGGCACCGGCAAGACCGAGCTGGCCAAGGCCCTGGCCGACTTCCTCTTCGACGACGAGCGCGCGATCGTGCGCATGGACATGAGCGAGTACAGCGAGAAGCACTCCGTCTCGCGGCTCGTCGGTGCCCCTCCCGGCTACGTCGGCTACGACGAGGGCGGCCAGCTCACCGAGGCGGTGCGGCGCCGGCCCTACAGCGTGGTGCTGCTCGACGAGGTCGAGAAGGCGCACCCCGAGGTCTTCGACATCCTGCTCCAGGTGCTCGACGACGGACGGCTGACCGACGGCCAGGGCCGCACGGTCGACTTCCGCAACACGCTGCTGATCCTCACCTCCAACCTCGGCTCGAACTTCCTGGTCGACCCGATCCTGGAGCCGCTGGCCAAGAAGGAGTCGGTGATGGGCGTGGTGCGCGCGCACTTCAAGCCCGAGTTCCTCAACCGGCTCGACGAGGTGGTCATGTTCGACGCCCTGTCGAAGGAGGACCTCACCCACATCGTCGACCTCCAGCTCGCGCTGCTCGAGAAGCGGCTCGCGGTGCGCCGGATCACCATCTCGGTGACCGACGCCGCGCGAGCCTGGCTGGCCGAGACCGGCTACGACCCGGCGTACGGCGCCCGTCCGCTGCGGCGGCTGATCCAGAGCGCGATCGGCGACCCGCTCGCGCGGCGTCTGATCGCCGGCGAGGTCACCGACGGCGGCGCCGTGAAGGTCGACGTGGGCGAGGACGGGCTCGTGCTCGCCTGA
- a CDS encoding mandelate racemase/muconate lactonizing enzyme family protein, whose product MTQTLTPPAATAATGDRIRSVTLSHVVLPLPNPVSDAKVLTGRQKPLTETVMLFVELTTEHGFEGMGFSYSKRAGGKAQYAHLKEVMDVAIGQDPSDIAKIYESLMWAGASVGRSGVATQAVAALDVALYDLKARRAGLPLAKLLGAHRDSCRVYNTSGGFLQASVEEIKEKATASIESGIGGIKIKVGQPDWREDLRRVAALREHLGDGPFMVDANQQWDRARARRMCRELEQFDLVWVEEPLDAWDHVGHADLSRTFDTPIATGEMLTSVDEHMGLVDAGYRGIVQPDAPRIGGITPFLRFATLAAHHRLDLAPHYAMEIHLHLAATYPTEPWVEHFEWLNPLFEERIDIHDGQIFVPDRPGLGFTLTERMRELTVETATFTA is encoded by the coding sequence ATGACGCAGACCCTGACCCCGCCCGCCGCGACCGCCGCCACGGGGGACCGCATCCGCAGCGTGACGCTGTCGCACGTGGTCCTGCCGCTGCCCAACCCGGTCAGCGACGCGAAGGTGCTCACCGGGCGGCAGAAGCCGCTGACCGAGACGGTCATGCTCTTCGTCGAGCTCACCACCGAGCACGGCTTCGAGGGGATGGGCTTCAGCTACTCCAAGCGGGCCGGCGGCAAGGCGCAGTACGCCCACCTCAAGGAGGTCATGGACGTCGCGATCGGCCAGGACCCCAGCGACATCGCCAAGATCTACGAGTCGCTGATGTGGGCCGGTGCCTCGGTCGGCCGCTCCGGTGTCGCCACGCAGGCCGTCGCAGCGCTGGACGTCGCCCTCTACGACCTCAAGGCCCGCCGCGCCGGACTCCCGCTCGCCAAGCTGCTCGGCGCGCACCGCGACTCGTGCCGCGTCTACAACACGTCCGGCGGCTTCCTCCAGGCCTCCGTCGAGGAGATCAAGGAGAAGGCCACCGCCTCGATCGAGTCGGGCATCGGCGGCATCAAGATCAAGGTCGGCCAGCCCGACTGGCGCGAGGACCTGCGCCGCGTGGCAGCCCTGCGCGAGCACCTCGGCGACGGCCCCTTCATGGTCGACGCCAACCAGCAGTGGGACCGCGCCCGCGCGCGCCGGATGTGCCGCGAGCTCGAGCAGTTCGACCTGGTCTGGGTCGAGGAGCCGCTCGACGCGTGGGACCACGTCGGCCACGCCGACCTCTCGCGGACCTTCGACACCCCGATCGCCACCGGCGAAATGCTCACCTCGGTCGACGAGCACATGGGCCTGGTCGACGCCGGCTACCGCGGCATCGTGCAGCCCGACGCCCCGCGCATCGGCGGCATCACGCCGTTCCTCCGCTTCGCGACGCTCGCCGCCCACCACCGCCTCGACCTCGCCCCGCACTACGCCATGGAGATCCACCTCCACCTCGCGGCGACGTACCCCACCGAGCCGTGGGTCGAGCACTTCGAGTGGCTCAACCCGCTCTTCGAGGAGCGCATCGACATCCACGACGGCCAGATCTTCGTGCCGGACCGCCCGGGCCTCGGCTTCACGCTCACCGAGCGCATGCGCGAGCTCACGGTGGAGACCGCTACCTTCACGGCGTGA